In the Oreochromis aureus strain Israel breed Guangdong linkage group 14, ZZ_aureus, whole genome shotgun sequence genome, one interval contains:
- the LOC116323037 gene encoding uncharacterized protein LOC116323037 isoform X2, which translates to MMASTWSRYHFLTQRFSLGLLLSLVLTLTWPFTVTGSAKFLPGEVGGNVTFQCPVEEKHIDFLYLQRGSDFVNGYYGYKELRTTWNNTKLDRNTSSVFMDNLKVSHSGEYTCHIRYRNEQPIDISITLSVTAKYSRPVFSPPVCDKETQSQNCQTTCTSNNGYPKSRMIIQAIVTSTNDTIRQTWEHVKSVQSPNSSTLLYNIATTVSYNCSNGEIKFSCSVGDVTSDEISVCAHQIQDSTDIVIVTAIFILVVVVVMIAGVLCWRRQTGGSMRLERVNTNEA; encoded by the exons ATGATG GCATCCACCTGGAGCCGGTATCACTTTCT AACTCAAAGGTTTTCCCTCGGTCTGCTGCTGTCTCTAGTTCTGACGTTGACATGGCCcttcactgtcacag gaAGTGCTAAATTTCTCCCAGGGGAGGTCGGTGGAAATGTGACTTTTCAGTGCCCTGTTGAAGAAAAGCACATTGACTTTCTTTACCTCCAAAGAGGCAGTGACTTTGTTAATGGCTATTATGGATATAAAGAACTACGAACAACGTGGAACAACACAAAGCTTGATCGCAACACTTCATCTGTGTTCATGGATAACCTAAAGGTCTCACACAGTGGGGAATACACATGTCACATTCGGTACAGAAACGAGCAGCCTATTGACATCTCAATAACCCTCAGTGTTACAG CAAAGTACAGCAGACCTGTATTCAGTCCTCCAGTCTGCGACAAGGAAACCCAGAGTCAAAATTGCCAGACAACATGTACATCAAATAATGGATACCCAAAATCCCGCATGATAATTCAGGCTATAGTTACCAGCACTAATGATACCATCAGGCAGACATGGGAACATGTGAAGTCGGTCCAATCCCCAAATTCAAGTACATTGCTGTATAACATTGCCACCACTGTGAGTTATAACTGCTCGAACGGGGAGATAAAGTTCAGCTGCTCCGTGGGTGACGTCACTTCAGATGAGATCTCAGTCT GTGCTCATCAGATACAAGACAGCACTGATATAGTAATTGtaacagccatttttatactggtggtggtggtggtcatGATTGCAGGTGTTTTGTGCTGGAGAAGACAGACAG gaggcAGTATGAGGCTAGAGAGAGTAAATACAAATGAGGCGTAA
- the LOC116323037 gene encoding uncharacterized protein LOC116323037 isoform X1 — MMASTWSRYHFLTQRFSLGLLLSLVLTLTWPFTVTGSAKFLPGEVGGNVTFQCPVEEKHIDFLYLQRGSDFVNGYYGYKELRTTWNNTKLDRNTSSVFMDNLKVSHSGEYTCHIRYRNEQPIDISITLSVTAKYSRPVFSPPVCDKETQSQNCQTTCTSNNGYPKSRMIIQAIVTSTNDTIRQTWEHVKSVQSPNSSTLLYNIATTVSYNCSNGEIKFSCSVGDVTSDEISVCAHQIQDSTDIVIVTAIFILVVVVVMIAGVLCWRRQTGGSMRLERVNTNEAVEISLCEKNGEKEAA; from the exons ATGATG GCATCCACCTGGAGCCGGTATCACTTTCT AACTCAAAGGTTTTCCCTCGGTCTGCTGCTGTCTCTAGTTCTGACGTTGACATGGCCcttcactgtcacag gaAGTGCTAAATTTCTCCCAGGGGAGGTCGGTGGAAATGTGACTTTTCAGTGCCCTGTTGAAGAAAAGCACATTGACTTTCTTTACCTCCAAAGAGGCAGTGACTTTGTTAATGGCTATTATGGATATAAAGAACTACGAACAACGTGGAACAACACAAAGCTTGATCGCAACACTTCATCTGTGTTCATGGATAACCTAAAGGTCTCACACAGTGGGGAATACACATGTCACATTCGGTACAGAAACGAGCAGCCTATTGACATCTCAATAACCCTCAGTGTTACAG CAAAGTACAGCAGACCTGTATTCAGTCCTCCAGTCTGCGACAAGGAAACCCAGAGTCAAAATTGCCAGACAACATGTACATCAAATAATGGATACCCAAAATCCCGCATGATAATTCAGGCTATAGTTACCAGCACTAATGATACCATCAGGCAGACATGGGAACATGTGAAGTCGGTCCAATCCCCAAATTCAAGTACATTGCTGTATAACATTGCCACCACTGTGAGTTATAACTGCTCGAACGGGGAGATAAAGTTCAGCTGCTCCGTGGGTGACGTCACTTCAGATGAGATCTCAGTCT GTGCTCATCAGATACAAGACAGCACTGATATAGTAATTGtaacagccatttttatactggtggtggtggtggtcatGATTGCAGGTGTTTTGTGCTGGAGAAGACAGACAG gaggcAGTATGAGGCTAGAGAGAGTAAATACAAATGAGGC GGTGGAAATAtcactttgtgaaaaaaatggagaaaaagaagCTGCTTGA